In the Desertifilum tharense IPPAS B-1220 genome, TTTTGGAATTGGCTTTAATGCAGGAGCAATATGAAAGTTGCTCTCAACTTGATTCTAAAGATTTTAGTAATCCCACTATCATTGATGAGTTAAATAGTTATAATTGTCGATTGTTATTTAGATTTGATGATGGTTTAGGTTACATTCAAAGCCAAATCTAACAAGTACGTTGGCGAAGATATCGGTAGGAATCGATCTCTAGCTTAAGCGTTCATAAGAATAGGAGGAATTGTGATTGACGACTATCTCCAAACTATCATGGCGCAACATCACATTCCTGGTCTTTCGGTTGCGGCGATCCAAGAAGGGGAAACTGTTTTAATCAAAGGCTACGGTTTAGCAAATGTCGAACACGCCGTTAGCGCCACTGAACATACAGTTTACGAAATTGCTTCCATTGGGAAAACTTTTAGCGCGATCGCAACTCTGATGTTAGTTGAAGAAGGCATGATTTCACTCAGCGATCGCATTATTGATTATCTCGACGATCCGCCAGAAGCATGGCAGCCTGTCACCTTAAAACATATTCTGACACATCAGTCTGGCATTCCCAGTTATACCGATGCACCCAATTATTGGGAACTGACGCGCTTAGAACTCTCCAAAGCTGAAGTTTTAGGCTTAGTCTCAGACTTACCCCTGAAGTTTCCACCCGGTCAAGAGAGTGCCTATGACAATACAGGATACTACTTGCTGGGATTAATGTTAGAGAAAGTGATGGGTAAAACCTATGGGGAAGTGTTGCGCGATCGCATTTTTGCCCCTTTAGGGATGAACGCAACCCAGATGAACAATCCTGCCCATATTGTCCCCCATCGCGCCTCTGGCTACCAGTGGCGGAACAACCAACTCCATAACAAACCTTACTATAGTCCGTCTGTAACCTACTCCGCCGGGGGTCAACTTTCCAGCGTTGCGGATATGGTGAAGTGGGAAAAAGCCTTATATAACCAAACCTTACTCCAGCCTGCAACCTTAGAGCAAATGTGGATGCCCTATCCTTCTGTACGGGGCAATGAATGGGAAGATCGTAGATATGCCTTGGGCTTAGGTTGGTTTATCCTAAATTATGGCGATCGCCGCGTGGTGGGTCATAATGGTTCAATTCTCGGTTTCGCCAGTAATATCACCCGCTTCATCGACGATCGGATTAGCGTCATTGTACTGTGCAATCTCGATCGAATT is a window encoding:
- a CDS encoding serine hydrolase; this translates as MIDDYLQTIMAQHHIPGLSVAAIQEGETVLIKGYGLANVEHAVSATEHTVYEIASIGKTFSAIATLMLVEEGMISLSDRIIDYLDDPPEAWQPVTLKHILTHQSGIPSYTDAPNYWELTRLELSKAEVLGLVSDLPLKFPPGQESAYDNTGYYLLGLMLEKVMGKTYGEVLRDRIFAPLGMNATQMNNPAHIVPHRASGYQWRNNQLHNKPYYSPSVTYSAGGQLSSVADMVKWEKALYNQTLLQPATLEQMWMPYPSVRGNEWEDRRYALGLGWFILNYGDRRVVGHNGSILGFASNITRFIDDRISVIVLCNLDRIARPDAIAKTIAGYYCPSLAELPLQPPQET